One Primulina tabacum isolate GXHZ01 chromosome 10, ASM2559414v2, whole genome shotgun sequence DNA segment encodes these proteins:
- the LOC142506245 gene encoding uncharacterized protein LOC142506245 isoform X1, producing MDCLGLFSGVSQLFYIMEGGGEIPVDEIPLARGRGRGRGTPCVRVFDDTFVEQAADHLEQLRMDELVARFHSMHPPRFSGSDGAEKAELWISEIEELFDLIEYPPECRLRLAVHQLKDRAKMWWSTTLMTLNAQRIIPSWDIFKLKFKESYCPPSFYSSKASEFHNLKQGDMSVADYADTFYAMLR from the exons aTGGATTGCTTGGgtctgttcagtggagtctcccagttattctatat AATGGAAGGAGGTGGAGAAATTCCTGTTGATGAGATTCCTTTagctcgaggtcgaggtcgtggacgtggtacACCTTGTGTCCGTGTTTTTGACGATACTTTTGTTGAGCAAGCTGCTGATCATCTAGAGCAGCTTAGGATGGATGAGTTAGTTGCGCGTTTCCATTCTATGCATCCTCCTCGATTCAGTGGTTCAGATGGAGCTGAGAAAGCTGAGTTATGGATTTCTGAGATTGAGgaattgtttgatttgattgagtatccTCCAGAGTGTCGATTGAGATTAGCTGTGCATCAGTTGAAGGATCGTGCCAAAATGTGGTGGTCTACTACATTAATGACTTTAAATGCTCAGAGGATCATTCCATCATGGGATATATTCAAGCTGAAGTTTAAGGAAAGTTATTGTCCTCCATCATTCTACAGTTCTAAGGCTTCTGAGTTTCATAACCTGAAACAAGGCGATATGTCAGTTGCGGATTATGCGGATACTTTTTATGCTATGCTGAGATAA
- the LOC142506245 gene encoding uncharacterized protein LOC142506245 isoform X2, whose protein sequence is MEGGGEIPVDEIPLARGRGRGRGTPCVRVFDDTFVEQAADHLEQLRMDELVARFHSMHPPRFSGSDGAEKAELWISEIEELFDLIEYPPECRLRLAVHQLKDRAKMWWSTTLMTLNAQRIIPSWDIFKLKFKESYCPPSFYSSKASEFHNLKQGDMSVADYADTFYAMLR, encoded by the coding sequence ATGGAAGGAGGTGGAGAAATTCCTGTTGATGAGATTCCTTTagctcgaggtcgaggtcgtggacgtggtacACCTTGTGTCCGTGTTTTTGACGATACTTTTGTTGAGCAAGCTGCTGATCATCTAGAGCAGCTTAGGATGGATGAGTTAGTTGCGCGTTTCCATTCTATGCATCCTCCTCGATTCAGTGGTTCAGATGGAGCTGAGAAAGCTGAGTTATGGATTTCTGAGATTGAGgaattgtttgatttgattgagtatccTCCAGAGTGTCGATTGAGATTAGCTGTGCATCAGTTGAAGGATCGTGCCAAAATGTGGTGGTCTACTACATTAATGACTTTAAATGCTCAGAGGATCATTCCATCATGGGATATATTCAAGCTGAAGTTTAAGGAAAGTTATTGTCCTCCATCATTCTACAGTTCTAAGGCTTCTGAGTTTCATAACCTGAAACAAGGCGATATGTCAGTTGCGGATTATGCGGATACTTTTTATGCTATGCTGAGATAA